Proteins from a single region of Bos javanicus breed banteng chromosome 25, ARS-OSU_banteng_1.0, whole genome shotgun sequence:
- the LOC133237996 gene encoding collagen alpha-1(III) chain-like codes for MALADEVATAGCRLSVCLSVCLPVARLLSQEGCVLVRRRGGKVGASVGRRGGAEALGWTAPPWLPVGLGTGQVSGRMGAQGPGWAAPRPTGGSEARGPRGSGGGGAEIQTPPGRVALGSERDRGRPGSPSAAGPGEAQGGGRQDLRAPQPTPPGPVRTHAWHAAGGPGSPPGCRTWPGVCWPRGGSVRGRGGIGWRSLVAGRSAQVQRAPPW; via the coding sequence ATGGCTCTGGCTGATGAGGTTGCGACGGCGGGCTGTCgactgtctgtgtgtctgtccgtgtgcctgcctGTCGCTCGTCTGCTCTCGCAGGAAGGTTGTGTGCTTGTCCGGCGGCGTGGGGGAAAGGTGGGGGCCTCGgtagggcgaaggggcggggctgaGGCGCTCGGGTGGACTGCGCCTCCGTGGCTCCCGGTGggtttgggcaccgggcaggtgtcgggcaggatgggcgctcagggccctGGCTGGGCTGCGCCTAGGCCCACAGGAGGCTCAGAGGCCCGAGGGCCGCGGGGGTCGGGCGGCGGCGGGGCCGAAATCCAGACACCTCCGGGCCGCGTGGCCCTGGGCAGCGAACGGGATCGAGGGAGGCCCGGCTCGCCGAGCGCGGCCGGGCCTGGAGAGGCCCAGGGTGGAGGGCGCCAAGACCTCCGCGCCCCTCAGCCCACCCCCCCAGGCCCCGTGCGCACGCACGCCTGGCATGCCGCTGGGGGTCCCGGAAGCCCTCCGGGCTGCCGAACCTGGCCAGGCGTTTGCTGGCCGCGGGGTGGCAGTGTTCGGGGGCGTGGCGGCATTGGCTGGCGGAGTCTGGTCGCGGGTCGTTCGGCTCAAGTACAGCGCGCGCCCCCATGGTGA
- the LOC133237997 gene encoding liprin-alpha-1-like isoform X2, which yields MTLELCLPAIREEVEDDKTSIKCETSTLAWPRSLQLGRLHTGALRTATHEDLRDAHNSTGSQDSPGNNPSSSTSSQGSLHKAPKKKGIKSSISRLFRKKEKGRPEHPSKEALGPDLRDESLRHQGRKE from the exons ATGACACTCGAACTGTGT CTGCCAGCTATACGGGAAGAGGTAGAAGATGACAAGACCTCCATCAAATGTGAAACCTCGACCCTCGCCTGGCCGCGGTCCCTTCAGCTGGGCCGCCTGCACACGGGGGCGCTGCGCACAGCCACCCATGAGGACCTCAGGGACGCCCACAA CTCCACAGGCTCTCAGGACAGCCCCGGGAATAAccccagcagcagcaccagcagccagGGCTCGCTGCACAAAGCCCCAAAGAAGAAGGGCATCAAGTCCTCCATCAGCCGCTTGTTTCGCAAGAAGGAAAAGGGCCGGCCTGAACACCCCAGCAAGGAGGCGTTAGGACCAG ATCTCCGCGATGAATCACTAAGGCATCAAGGAAGAAAGGAGTAG
- the LOC133237997 gene encoding liprin-alpha-1-like isoform X1, with protein sequence MTLELCLPAIREEVEDDKTSIKCETSTLAWPRSLQLGRLHTGALRTATHEDLRDAHNSTGSQDSPGNNPSSSTSSQGSLHKAPKKKGIKSSISRLFRKKEKGRPEHPSKEALGPGRIFTPSATWKAPVNADN encoded by the exons ATGACACTCGAACTGTGT CTGCCAGCTATACGGGAAGAGGTAGAAGATGACAAGACCTCCATCAAATGTGAAACCTCGACCCTCGCCTGGCCGCGGTCCCTTCAGCTGGGCCGCCTGCACACGGGGGCGCTGCGCACAGCCACCCATGAGGACCTCAGGGACGCCCACAA CTCCACAGGCTCTCAGGACAGCCCCGGGAATAAccccagcagcagcaccagcagccagGGCTCGCTGCACAAAGCCCCAAAGAAGAAGGGCATCAAGTCCTCCATCAGCCGCTTGTTTCGCAAGAAGGAAAAGGGCCGGCCTGAACACCCCAGCAAGGAGGCGTTAGGACCAG gcaggatctttacccctagcgccacctggaaagccccagtgaATGCTGACAActag
- the LOC133237997 gene encoding liprin-alpha-1-like isoform X3, translating to MTLELCLPAIREEVEDDKTSIKCETSTLAWPRSLQLGRLHTGALRTATHEDLRDAHNSTGSQDSPGNNPSSSTSSQGSLHKAPKKKGIKSSISRLFRKKEKGRPEHPSKEALGPE from the exons ATGACACTCGAACTGTGT CTGCCAGCTATACGGGAAGAGGTAGAAGATGACAAGACCTCCATCAAATGTGAAACCTCGACCCTCGCCTGGCCGCGGTCCCTTCAGCTGGGCCGCCTGCACACGGGGGCGCTGCGCACAGCCACCCATGAGGACCTCAGGGACGCCCACAA CTCCACAGGCTCTCAGGACAGCCCCGGGAATAAccccagcagcagcaccagcagccagGGCTCGCTGCACAAAGCCCCAAAGAAGAAGGGCATCAAGTCCTCCATCAGCCGCTTGTTTCGCAAGAAGGAAAAGGGCCGGCCTGAACACCCCAGCAAGGAGGCGTTAGGACCAG AGTGA